A genomic segment from bacterium encodes:
- the rplM gene encoding 50S ribosomal protein L13 gives MKTSLPKESEIKRNWFIVDAAGKPLGRMAVKVANLLRGRTKATFTNHIDTGDFVIVINAKDVKLTGTKDDKKIYERYTGFRGGHKTTTVAAMRERHPDRMITKAVEGMLPGNHMSRKVIKRLKVFAGAEHSHAAQNPKVIDIK, from the coding sequence ATGAAGACATCTCTACCCAAAGAGAGCGAAATCAAGCGTAATTGGTTTATTGTTGACGCAGCAGGGAAACCCCTGGGACGGATGGCCGTCAAGGTGGCGAATTTGCTTCGTGGGCGTACCAAGGCGACCTTTACGAACCATATTGATACCGGTGACTTTGTCATCGTCATCAATGCCAAGGACGTAAAGCTCACTGGAACCAAGGACGACAAGAAGATCTATGAGCGCTACACCGGTTTCCGGGGCGGCCACAAGACCACAACAGTGGCGGCCATGCGCGAGCGCCATCCTGATCGTATGATCACAAAGGCGGTTGAAGGAATGCTTCCTGGTAATCATATGAGCCGGAAGGTTATTAAACGTTTGAAGGTTTTTGCGGGCGCTGAGCATTCTCATGCCGCTCAGAACCCTAAAGTAATCGACATTAAGTAA
- the rpsI gene encoding 30S ribosomal protein S9 — translation MAEKVAEYRASGSRKTSVARVCLTPGTGKWVVNKKDPTIYFGNEAVIKFIEQPMKLTDTLTKFDLTARLIGGGTVGQAGALRQAISRALQLSDATLRAALKASGCMTRDSRMKERKKYGQPGARKRFQFSKR, via the coding sequence GTGGCAGAAAAAGTTGCAGAATATCGCGCATCAGGCAGCAGGAAAACGTCGGTCGCCCGGGTGTGTCTCACCCCCGGAACCGGTAAATGGGTCGTTAACAAAAAAGATCCAACGATCTATTTCGGCAACGAAGCCGTGATCAAGTTTATCGAACAGCCCATGAAGCTGACGGATACGCTCACCAAGTTTGACCTGACTGCCCGCCTCATCGGCGGCGGTACCGTTGGCCAGGCTGGCGCACTTCGTCAGGCTATTTCCCGTGCGCTACAATTAAGCGACGCCACCTTGCGCGCCGCGCTCAAAGCGAGCGGTTGTATGACCCGCGATTCCCGTATGAAAGAACGTAAAAAATACGGTCAACCCGGTGCTCGTAAACGCTTCCAGTTCTCCAAGCGTTAA
- a CDS encoding glycosyl hydrolase: MERRSGFWIASTPLKSWVLQSRPITSRKSDVNLRFDGGQYQLWEGFGGGVSEKSWDALALLKAGDRLRALNALFNHEEGCRFHYARLPVGASNTARDGYSCNATPNDLAMKNFSIVRDHECLIPFLRIPLDRIRKFKTVACPWSPPDWMKEETAVGCGRIKWDPVMLEAYALYLARFVQNYRREGIMIDHLLIQNDPADQSGQPGCYWTGAQLRDFIRNYCGPVMRKQKVSARLWLGALDSLDYTDYALTTLSDPMAMQFIAGVACQQGGRDTLQRIRRAFPDIRMMQSDCGAGDGQNTWAQGHATFSVIQQAITAGADVCLYDNMVFLENGKSLDGRGLNSLIKVNEMTRTYVLTPDYFVLRHFSYLVDRYAVRLGLDGEWADRAVVFYNEDDESRVMVIHNPELAFRRVVLEDGDRRLVMSLQPQSINTIVL; encoded by the coding sequence ATGGAACGACGGAGTGGATTTTGGATTGCCTCGACACCTCTGAAATCTTGGGTTTTGCAGAGCCGGCCGATAACATCCAGGAAAAGTGATGTTAATCTTCGCTTTGATGGCGGACAGTATCAGCTATGGGAGGGGTTCGGTGGCGGGGTATCGGAGAAGAGCTGGGATGCGTTGGCCTTGTTAAAGGCGGGGGATCGACTCCGGGCGCTGAATGCCCTGTTTAATCATGAGGAGGGCTGCCGGTTCCACTATGCGCGGCTTCCTGTTGGGGCTTCCAATACGGCCCGTGACGGGTACTCGTGCAATGCAACCCCCAATGACCTTGCCATGAAAAATTTTAGCATCGTACGGGACCATGAGTGTCTGATCCCGTTCCTGCGTATTCCTCTGGATCGGATCCGGAAGTTTAAAACGGTTGCCTGTCCGTGGAGCCCCCCTGACTGGATGAAGGAGGAGACGGCGGTCGGGTGTGGGCGGATAAAGTGGGATCCTGTGATGCTGGAGGCGTATGCCCTCTATCTTGCGAGGTTTGTTCAGAATTATCGGCGAGAGGGGATCATGATTGATCATTTGCTGATTCAGAATGATCCGGCCGATCAATCCGGTCAGCCTGGCTGTTATTGGACCGGCGCACAACTTCGCGACTTTATCCGGAACTATTGTGGGCCGGTGATGAGGAAACAAAAAGTTTCCGCGCGGTTGTGGTTGGGTGCGCTGGACTCGTTGGACTACACAGATTATGCCCTGACGACGTTGAGTGACCCGATGGCGATGCAGTTTATTGCAGGGGTGGCTTGTCAGCAAGGGGGGCGCGATACTTTGCAGCGGATCCGGCGCGCCTTTCCGGATATTCGCATGATGCAGTCTGATTGTGGGGCGGGGGATGGGCAGAATACCTGGGCTCAGGGCCATGCCACCTTTTCCGTGATCCAGCAGGCGATTACGGCTGGAGCGGATGTCTGCCTGTACGATAACATGGTTTTCCTCGAAAATGGTAAATCCCTGGATGGACGGGGGCTAAACTCGTTGATCAAGGTTAATGAGATGACCAGGACTTATGTTTTGACTCCGGACTATTTTGTTTTAAGGCATTTTTCGTATCTCGTAGACCGGTATGCGGTGCGGCTTGGATTGGATGGGGAATGGGCCGATCGTGCCGTTGTATTTTACAATGAGGATGACGAGAGCCGGGTTATGGTAATCCATAATCCGGAATTGGCGTTCAGGCGCGTGGTTTTGGAAGATGGTGATCGGCGCCTGGTGATGTCTCTTCAACCTCAATCCATCAATACGATCGTGTTATAA